A portion of the Rhodopirellula bahusiensis genome contains these proteins:
- a CDS encoding elongation factor P produces MLAKEVKSGTVVVHDGNPVMIVGMSVQSPSARGAATLYKFRARNVMTRNKVDITMKGTDVLQEADFSRRDVQMMYTDTEFLHVMDKEDYQQYEIPLEDAEEQMPYITEGLEGMRALIYNDACVGIEVPATVELNIAQCDPGVKGNSATSRTKPATMETGLVVQVPEYIKEDERLKIDSRTGQFLSRA; encoded by the coding sequence ATGCTCGCGAAAGAAGTTAAGTCCGGGACCGTTGTGGTTCACGATGGCAATCCTGTGATGATCGTTGGAATGTCGGTCCAGTCGCCGTCGGCTCGCGGTGCCGCGACGCTGTACAAATTTCGAGCGAGGAACGTGATGACTCGCAACAAAGTCGACATCACGATGAAGGGCACCGATGTCCTTCAGGAAGCCGATTTTTCGCGTCGAGATGTGCAGATGATGTACACCGACACGGAATTTCTGCATGTGATGGACAAAGAGGACTACCAGCAGTACGAGATCCCGCTGGAAGACGCGGAAGAGCAGATGCCCTACATCACCGAAGGCTTGGAAGGCATGCGGGCACTGATCTACAACGACGCATGCGTCGGGATCGAAGTGCCGGCGACGGTGGAGCTGAACATCGCCCAGTGTGACCCGGGTGTGAAGGGGAACTCCGCCACATCACGTACCAAACCTGCGACCATGGAGACGGGTTTGGTCGTTCAGGTTCCTGAGTACATCAAGGAAGACGAACGCTTGAAAATTGATTCGCGAACGGGCCAGTTTCTTTCGCGAGCGTAG